From Nitrosomonadales bacterium, the proteins below share one genomic window:
- a CDS encoding branched-chain amino acid transaminase has product MSMSDRDGFIWYDGKLVPWRDATTHVLTHTLHYGMGVFEGLRAYKAANGTAIFRLQEHTDRLFNSAYIFQMKMPYDKATIMEAHREVVRANKLESCYIRPIVFYGSEAMGIAATTLSTHVAIAAWPWGAYLGDEGMQKGIRIKTSSFTRHHVNVNMCRAKSVTTYANSILAHQEVANDNYDEALLLDVDGYVAEGAGENIFIVKKGKLYTPDLTSCLEGITRDSIFTLAGEMGIEIIEKRITRDEVYCADEAFFTGTAAEVTPIRELDHRIIGCGSRGPVTTKLQQAFFDCVAGNIRNMPDGWTTFKGNHVNKQDITQRYIEVTAKDLPLSCPMPDTHLWSAHPKVTLPLKHGGEARCPYCGTLYRFKGELPKGHH; this is encoded by the coding sequence ATGTCGATGTCCGACCGCGACGGTTTCATCTGGTATGACGGCAAGCTCGTGCCCTGGCGCGACGCAACGACCCATGTGCTGACTCACACGCTGCATTACGGCATGGGCGTCTTCGAAGGCCTGCGCGCCTACAAGGCGGCAAACGGAACGGCGATCTTCCGCCTGCAGGAACATACCGACCGCCTGTTCAATTCGGCCTATATCTTCCAGATGAAGATGCCGTACGACAAGGCGACCATCATGGAGGCCCATCGCGAAGTAGTGCGCGCGAACAAACTGGAATCCTGCTACATCCGCCCGATCGTTTTCTACGGTTCCGAGGCGATGGGCATCGCCGCCACGACGCTGTCCACCCATGTCGCGATCGCGGCCTGGCCGTGGGGCGCCTATCTGGGCGACGAAGGCATGCAGAAAGGCATCCGCATCAAGACCTCCAGCTTCACCCGCCATCATGTCAACGTGAACATGTGCCGCGCCAAGTCGGTGACGACCTACGCCAATTCAATCCTCGCGCACCAAGAAGTCGCCAACGACAACTACGACGAAGCACTGTTGCTGGACGTGGACGGGTATGTGGCCGAAGGCGCGGGCGAGAACATCTTCATCGTCAAGAAGGGCAAGCTGTACACGCCCGACCTGACCTCCTGCCTGGAAGGCATCACGCGCGACTCCATCTTCACGCTGGCCGGGGAAATGGGCATCGAGATCATCGAGAAGCGCATCACGCGCGACGAGGTCTATTGCGCTGACGAAGCATTCTTCACCGGGACGGCCGCAGAGGTCACGCCGATCCGCGAACTCGACCACCGGATCATCGGCTGCGGTTCGCGCGGCCCGGTCACGACGAAACTGCAACAGGCGTTCTTTGATTGTGTGGCAGGAAACATCCGCAACATGCCGGATGGCTGGACTACGTTTAAGGGGAACCACGTGAACAAACAAGACATCACCCAGCGTTATATCGAAGTGACCGCGAAAGACCTGCCGCTCAGCTGCCCGATGCCGGACACACACCTGTGGAGCGCGCACCCGAAAGTGACGCTCCCGCTCAAGCACGGCGGCGAAGCGCGTTGTCCGTATTGCGGTACGCTGTATCGTTTCAAGGGCGAACTACCCAAGGGACATCATTGA